A segment of the Candidatus Sumerlaea chitinivorans genome:
CCGCTCCTCCTCGCGTTGGGGGGGCGAGTTCATCTTCGCCGTGCTGGCCACCAGCGCACCCTCAGTGTGGACGAATTCTTTGCCCAACCCCCGCTTCGCCTTTTGGCCCCCGGCGAACTCGTCACATCGGTAGAAATCCCAGTGCGGTCGAACGTCAGCGCAGGTTTCCAGAAGCATACAAAGACAGCGAATGACTACGCGTTGATTCATGCAGTCGCCGTGATTGAGCACGAACGAAAGAAAGTGAAAGCAGCCCGCCTTGTGCTGTCGGCATGCACGAGTTTACCTGTTCGGTGCCGCGAGGCGGAGCAAGTGCTCGTTGGCAAGACACTCGACTTGGCCACAGCCATGGAAGCAGCGCGGGTGGCGGCCCATCATGTCGCTTTGCGGCGTGATTTTCGCGCCTCCAGCGATTATCGTCGGAAAGCTGCGGCTGTGCTGATGCAGCGAGCGATCCTCGAAGCAGCGGGCATTCCGCCCCTCGCCGCTTCGACACTATCGTAAGGAACTGGCACAACGAGAGGAA
Coding sequences within it:
- a CDS encoding Xanthine dehydrogenase iron-sulfur subunit — its product is MPVTITEYLRPKSLREALDLLADEPSKNVAVGGGVTVVLSGAPRHVRAVDLAGVGLDKISLKDDVLELGAMVTLQNVICSAHAQKVASGLLPRALRTAASEPIRRLITVGGNIVQCFYWATLPPLLLALGGRVHLRRAGHQRTLSVDEFFAQPPLRLLAPGELVTSVEIPVRSNVSAGFQKHTKTANDYALIHAVAVIEHERKKVKAARLVLSACTSLPVRCREAEQVLVGKTLDLATAMEAARVAAHHVALRRDFRASSDYRRKAAAVLMQRAILEAAGIPPLAASTLS